The Engystomops pustulosus chromosome 1, aEngPut4.maternal, whole genome shotgun sequence genome has a window encoding:
- the ZNF532 gene encoding zinc finger protein 532, with amino-acid sequence MGDMKTPDFDDLLAAFDIPDMVDPKAAIESGHDEHDNHIKQNAQGDDDTHVPSSSDVGVSVIVKNVRTIESSEASEKDSHHSAGNGLHNGFLTISNLERFNKEGLKSLKEKVMVSGNVQKDSVFNQFSPISSAEEFDEDEKIEVDDPPDHVDLTTGFGSNMLTQRPSEREKLQVVEHLLKSGNAIASNGRKSKGCQKGFEMATLNDSKMKKEDKLKDGAQRAADGKVQSEKGEVNGESLSLLKLKSSAKLSSCIAAIAALSAKKTTFDSKDLQSNMEESPPVPKEISDSQSANVKCPDAPLTVQSLIDGVKKAPVKPSDSPRSVSSENSSKGSPSSGGSTPAIPKVRIKTIKTSSGEIKRTVTRVLPEFDAEGTKQSSDQSPSMVASPVLSSPTSATAILSSPSPSRTTVQSSPATNTAASTDAPPKQVTIKPVATAFLPVSAVKTAGSQVINLKFGNNTTVKATVISAASVQSASNAIIKAANAIQQQTVVVPASSLANAKLVPKTVHFANLNLLPQGSQTTTELRQVLTKPQQQIKQTLVPTTVVTPTKKVSRVQVVASSQSSVVEAFNKVLSSVNPVPVYVPNLSPPSNAGITLPARGYKCLECGDAFALEKSLLQHYDRRSVRIEVTCNHCTKNLVFYNKCSLLSHARGHKEKGVVMQCSHLILKPVPVDQMIASPQNSVSTPTTPAPRQSPAAVVAHTVAKVAPAASSPVISAPVSAAVTPAMPLDEDPSKLCRHSLKCLECNEVFPDETSLATHYQQVVDTSGQKTCSVCMMLLPNQCSFACHQRIHQHKSPFTCPECGAICRSAHFQNHITKNCLHYTRRIGFRCIHCNVVYSEIAALKCHIQGTHCEVFYKCPICPMAFKSAPSTHTHAYTQHPGVKIGEPKIIYKCSMCDTVFTMQPLLYRHFDQHLEHQKVSVFKCPDCSLLYAQKQLMMDHIKSMHGTLKSIEGPPKVGSTLPLSTKPTTQNSTSPSKEEAKSVNGAEKTEKKAVVPEKKTSQSVRKTGVAGWTCWDCDQYFTHRDVYISHMRKEHGKHMKKYPCRQCDKSFSSSHSLCRHNRIKHKGIRKMYTCPHCPDSKRAFTKRLMLEKHIQLMHSIKETKVKVEKVKDVEMPEVKEDPQEPKPKRKLEEPVVEFQSSKGTITQPLKKLKINVFKVHKCAVCGFTTENLLQFHEHIPQHKSDGSSYQCQECGLCYTSHVSLSRHLFIVHKLKEPQTSTKQNGSGEDTQQTNKESVASKTVDNVSSDKTCKVCSKTFETEAALNTHMRTHGMAFIKSKRMTSTDK; translated from the exons ATGGGAGATATGAAGACCCCGGACTTCGATGACCTTCTTGCAGCCTTTGACATTCCTGACATGGTGGATCCGAAAGCAGCCATTGAGTCTGGGCACGACGAGCACGATAATCATATAAAGCAGAACGCCCAAGGAGACGACGACACTCACGTCCCGTCCTCTTCTGACGTCGGTGTAAGCGTTATAGTGAAAAACGTAAGGACCATTGAATCCTCAGAAGCTTCCGAGAAGGACTCTCATCACTCCGCGGGTAACGGTTTACATAATGGCTTTCTCACCATCTCTAATCTCGAACGTTTTAATAAAGAAGGTCTAAAATCTCTCAAAGAAAAGGTAATGGTGTCTGGAAATGTTCAGAAAGACTCCGTCTTTAACCAATTTAGTCCCATTTCCAGTGCTGAAGAGTTCGATGAGGATGAAAAAATTGAAGTCGATGATCCCCCTGATCATGTTGACCTGACCACAGGCTTCGGTTCCAACATGTTAACTCAACGCCCAAGTGAGAGAGAGAAGCTTCAGGTGGTGGAACATTTGCTAAAATCTGGAAACGCCATTGCAAGCAATGGCAGAAAAAGCAAGGGTTGCCAAAAAGGCTTTGAGATGGCCACGCTAAATGATTCAAAGATGAAAAAGGAGGATAAACTGAAAGATGGTGCCCAGAGGGCGGCCGATGGGAAAGTGCAATCAGAGAAGGGAGAAGTCAATGGGGAGAGTCTATCACTGTTGAAGTTAAAGTCTTCGGCAAAACTTTCTTCGTGCATTGCGGCCATTGCAGCCCTCAGTGCTAAGAAGACAACCTTTGACTCAAAAGACCTACAGTCCAATATGGAGGAGTCTCCTCCGGTGCCAAAAGAAATAAGTGATAGTCAGTCGGCAAATGTCAAGTGTCCTGATGCTCCGTTGACTGTTCAAAGCCTCATCGATGGAGTAAAGAAGGCCCCTGTGAAACCAAGCGATAGTCCGAGAAGTGTCTCAAGTGAGAATAGTAGCAAAGGTTCTCCATCCTCTGGTGGTTCAACTCCAGCCATCCCAAAAGTAAGGATAAAGACCATCAAGACTTCATCTGGTGAAATTAAGAGGACTGTTACCAGGGTGTTGCCGGAATTTGACGCAGAAGGAACCAAACAGTCTTCAGATCAGTCACCTTCGATGGTAGCATCACCAGTTCTGTCATCTCCTACATCTGCAACAGCTATTCtttcttctccttctccttcGAGAACCACCGTGCAATCAAGTCCTGCAACCAACACTGCTGCTTCTACTGATGCTCCTCCAAAACAGGTCACCATTAAACCTGTGGCCACAGCCTTCCTGCCAGTATCTGCAGTGAAAACGGCAGGCTCACAAGTAATAAACTTAAAGTTTGGTAACAATACTACAGTGAAGGCTACAGTCATATCTGCTGCGTCAGTCCAAAGCGCAAGCAATGCTATCATTAAGGCTGCCAATGCCATTCAACAGCAGACCGTGGTGGTTCCAGCTTCGAGTCTTGCCAATGCGAAACTTGTGCCAAAAACGGTGCATTTTGCCAACCTCAACCTTTTGCCTCAAGGTTCTCAAACAACAACAGAACTTCGCCAAGTGTTGACTAAGCCCCAACAGCAGATAAAACAAACCCTAGTACCCACCACTGTGGTGACACCGACTAAAAAGGTATCCAGAGTTCAAGTGGTGGCTTCTTCGCAAAGTTCTGTGGTGGAGGCCTTTAATAAAGTATTGAGTAGTGTTAACCCGGTTCCCGTATATGTTCCCAATCTCAGTCCACCAAGCAACGCAGGAATTACTCTGCCGGCCCGTGGATACAAGTGTTTAGAATGTGGAGATGCTTTTGCCTTGGAAAAAAGTCTTCTGCAGCATTATGACCGGCGTAGTGTACGCATAGAAGTCACCTGCAACCATTGCAcaaaaaatttagttttttataaTAAATGCAGCCTGCTCTCGCATGCACGTGGACATAAAGAGAAAGGGGTTGTCATGCAATGTTCGCACCTTATCCTAAAACCAGTCCCAGTCGATCAGATGATCGCCTCTCCCCAGAACAGTGTTTCCACTCCAACTACACCGGCTCCTCGACAAAGTCCCGCTGCTGTGGTGGCACATACAGTAGCAAAGGTTGCGCCTGCAGCTTCCAGCCCAGTGATATCCGCTCCAGTGAGTGCCGCAGTCACGCCTGCTATGCCTTTAGATGAAGATCCGTCTAAGTTGTGCCGGCATAGTTTGAAGTGTTTGGAATGCAATGAGGTTTTCCCGGATGAGACTTCCTTAGCCACACACTATCAGCAAGTGGTGGACACCAGTGGGCAG AAGACCTGCAGCGTGTGTATGATGCTGCTCCCCAACCAGTGCAGCTTTGCTTGTCATCAGCGCATCCACCAACACAAGTCCCCCTTCACCTGCCCCGAGTGTGGCGCCATCTGCAGGTCGGCTCATTTCCAGAATCACATCACCAAGAACTGTCTGCACTACACCCGCAGGATCGGCTTCCG GTGTATTCATTGCAATGTGGTGTATTCAGAGATCGCTGCCCTGAAGTGTCACATCCAGGGCACCCATTGTGAAGTGTTCTACAAATGTCCTATCTGTCCGATGGCGTTTAAATCGGCTCCCAGCACCCACACTCACGCCTACACCCAACACCCAGGGGTGAAGATTGGGGAACCCAA AATTATCTACAAATGTTCCATGTGTGACACGGTCTTCACCATGCAGCCGCTGCTCTATCGTCACTTTGATCAGCATCTCGAGCACCAGAAAGTCTCCGTATTTAAGTGTCCGGACTGTTCCCTCTTGTACGCACAGAAGCAGCTGATGATGGATCACATCAAG TCTATGCATGGGACACTGAAGAGTATAGAGGGCCCTCCAAAAGTTGGTTCCACTTTACCCTTGAGCACCAAGCCCACTACCCAGAACTCCACCAGCCCCAGCAAGGAAGAAGCAAAGTCTGTAAATGGAGCAGAGAAAACTGAAAAGAAAGCAGTTGTCCCAGAAAAGAAGACAAGCCAATCGGTCAGGAAGACCGGAGTCGCGGGCTGGACCTGCTGGGACTGTGATCAGTACTTCACCCACAGAGACGTGTATATATCACACATGAGGAAGGAGCATGGGAAG CACATGAAGAAATACCCGTGTCGGCAGTGCGACAAGTCATTCAGTTCATCCCACAGTCTATGTCGGCACAACCGCATCAAACACAAAGGCATCCGCAAGATGTACACCTGCCC ACATTGCCCCGATTCCAAGCGAGCCTTCACCAAACGTCTGATGCTAGAGAAACACATCCAGCTCATGCACAGCATCAAGGAAACAAAGGTGAAAGTGGAAAAAGTGAAGGATGTGGAGATGCCAGAAGTCAAAGAAGATCCGCAG GAGCCTAAACCAAAAAGGAAGTTGGAAGAGCCGGTTGTGGAGTTCCAATCATCAAAAGGCACCATCACTCAACCTTTGAAGAAACTCAAAATCAATGTCTTCAAGGTTCACAAGTGCGCGGTCTGCGGCTTCACCACTGAAAACCTCCTCCAGTTCCATGAACACATCCCCCAACACAAGTCCGATGGCTCGTCTTACCAGTGCCAAGAATGTGGCCTTTGCTATACATCTCACGTCTCCCTTTCCAGACACCTCTTCATCGTTCATAAGCTCAAGGAACCTCAGACTTCCACCAAGCAGAATGGTTCCGGAGAGGACACTCAACAGACGAACAAAGAGAGTGTCGCTAGTAAGACAGTGGACAATGTATCCTCGGACAAGACGTGTAAGGTCTGCTCAAAAACCTTTGAAACGGAAGCCGCTTTGAACACCCACATGAGGACTCACGGGATGGCTTTCATCAAGTCTAAGAGGATGACCTCCACCGATAAGTGA